In Microvenator marinus, one genomic interval encodes:
- a CDS encoding toxin-antitoxin system YwqK family antitoxin yields MAIRLVLILLLSGCATSPSQREADSCPQGTTQTTDERAGRQEIYCITEAGLKHGTWVVFENDVLREKGEFNAGLREGIWTFFHPNGEKQSEGKYLAGAQVGEWSFWYETNGLSAIGSYLAGAPHGEWKSYYINGELYSEGKYEKGLQVGIWTHYWENSNVQSRGLWIKGKKDGPWEHFHRNSRMESSGRYSDDQADGPWTFWTEEGRILDKGEYADGLAVGEWEHFYPTGSPRAKGSYEANAQDGTWKFWHQNGQVESQGRYVAGMAHGPWEFYDPEGLLREEGEYLEDIRVGPWKGYEKGQLRYEGLFDEYRTGKWTFYHDDGQTPRSSGEYEMGMEVGEWTFWNASGELESKGAFFQGSRHGTWLFWENRDSAPIEVRYEAGNKVP; encoded by the coding sequence ATGGCTATCAGACTTGTTCTAATTCTATTGCTGTCCGGATGTGCGACTTCACCATCGCAGCGCGAGGCAGACTCCTGCCCGCAAGGCACCACGCAGACCACTGACGAGAGAGCAGGGCGCCAAGAGATCTATTGCATCACCGAGGCGGGGCTAAAACACGGGACTTGGGTCGTTTTTGAAAACGACGTTCTTCGCGAGAAAGGTGAGTTTAATGCCGGCCTCCGCGAAGGCATCTGGACGTTCTTCCATCCGAACGGTGAGAAGCAGAGCGAGGGAAAATACCTGGCAGGAGCGCAAGTCGGCGAATGGTCGTTTTGGTACGAAACCAATGGCCTGAGCGCGATTGGCTCTTATCTTGCGGGAGCACCACACGGCGAGTGGAAGAGCTATTACATTAACGGAGAGCTCTATTCTGAAGGAAAGTACGAGAAAGGCTTGCAGGTCGGAATCTGGACACATTATTGGGAAAACTCAAATGTGCAGTCTAGGGGGCTATGGATAAAGGGAAAGAAAGACGGCCCCTGGGAGCATTTCCACCGAAATTCACGAATGGAATCCAGCGGTCGATACTCAGACGATCAGGCTGATGGCCCTTGGACTTTCTGGACGGAGGAGGGAAGAATCCTCGACAAAGGGGAGTATGCAGATGGGCTCGCCGTCGGAGAATGGGAACACTTTTACCCGACCGGAAGTCCGCGAGCCAAGGGCTCGTACGAGGCGAACGCTCAGGACGGTACCTGGAAGTTCTGGCATCAAAACGGACAGGTCGAAAGCCAAGGTAGATACGTTGCGGGCATGGCGCATGGCCCTTGGGAGTTCTACGACCCAGAAGGCCTGCTTCGGGAAGAAGGGGAGTATCTCGAAGACATTCGCGTGGGCCCCTGGAAGGGCTATGAGAAAGGCCAATTAAGATACGAGGGGTTATTCGACGAGTACCGAACGGGGAAGTGGACGTTCTATCACGACGACGGCCAGACCCCGCGTAGCTCCGGCGAATACGAGATGGGCATGGAAGTCGGAGAATGGACCTTTTGGAACGCGTCCGGCGAGCTTGAGTCCAAAGGCGCCTTCTTTCAGGGTTCGAGGCATGGGACTTGGTTGTTCTGGGAGAATCGCGACTCGGCACCCATTGAGGTTCGCTACGAAGCCGGGAACAAGGTACCCTAG
- a CDS encoding LON peptidase substrate-binding domain-containing protein produces the protein MHQSDDLKKHIKDLPVFPLPQIVFFPHSRLPLHIFEPRYRELIQHARKDDLPIMMGHLPSERTLDEHGRPHFLAVGGVGFMERCEELPDGRFLIELAGLSRVKVVQEHDPAFLYRRAEVEILESFSTNETAEEDNIQVMQMVVAGLRALNPKVAEYLSKLIQESRSSSALSDALAAAVVSDPDERQRLIEELDVTKRIESVTHRLSELLAIASQPDGSNIN, from the coding sequence ATGCACCAATCAGACGACCTCAAAAAACACATCAAAGACCTTCCGGTCTTTCCTTTGCCTCAAATCGTGTTTTTTCCACACAGTCGGCTGCCATTGCATATCTTCGAGCCTCGATATCGCGAGTTGATTCAACACGCGCGTAAAGACGACCTTCCAATTATGATGGGGCATCTACCCAGCGAGCGAACACTAGATGAGCACGGCAGGCCACACTTTCTGGCGGTCGGCGGCGTGGGCTTCATGGAGCGCTGTGAAGAATTGCCGGACGGGCGCTTTTTGATTGAGCTCGCTGGACTTTCTAGGGTGAAAGTGGTGCAGGAACACGACCCAGCGTTTCTCTATCGGCGCGCCGAAGTGGAGATTCTGGAGTCCTTCTCAACAAATGAGACTGCTGAAGAGGATAATATTCAAGTCATGCAAATGGTGGTTGCAGGGCTGCGTGCTTTGAACCCGAAGGTGGCTGAATATCTCTCCAAACTCATCCAAGAGTCCCGCTCTTCTTCGGCGCTTTCGGATGCCTTGGCAGCTGCGGTTGTTTCGGACCCGGACGAGCGTCAAAGATTGATCGAGGAATTGGACGTGACCAAACGCATCGAATCGGTCACACACCGACTCTCCGAACTCCTGGCCATTGCGTCGCAACCGGACGGCTCAAATATCAATTGA
- the ybeY gene encoding rRNA maturation RNase YbeY codes for MVLMLQGKAESHPQAEQLERMIRTRVAQHFLALEVGDPELSVVFTDDEHIRELNYEWMGEDKPTDVLSFPMFEGEDFEEELDLLGDIVVNLEYAERLVATREHRDRVAEELGVDASTLEWGLSQEVDFLIIHGLLHLVGHDHADADEEAVMKAEERRLWEHAGSIDI; via the coding sequence GTGGTACTGATGCTGCAGGGGAAGGCCGAAAGCCATCCGCAGGCGGAACAGCTCGAAAGAATGATAAGGACTCGCGTCGCACAACACTTCCTCGCCTTGGAGGTGGGGGATCCTGAGTTATCGGTGGTCTTTACCGATGATGAGCATATACGCGAGCTCAACTACGAGTGGATGGGAGAGGATAAACCCACGGACGTGCTTTCGTTCCCGATGTTTGAGGGCGAAGACTTCGAGGAAGAGCTGGATTTACTCGGGGACATCGTGGTGAATCTTGAGTACGCGGAGCGTTTGGTCGCAACGAGAGAGCACCGCGACCGCGTTGCGGAAGAGCTTGGCGTTGATGCGTCTACGTTGGAGTGGGGATTGAGCCAAGAGGTGGACTTCCTCATCATTCATGGCCTTCTACACCTTGTGGGCCACGACCATGCTGACGCAGATGAAGAAGCCGTTATGAAAGCTGAAGAGCGAAGACTCTGGGAACACGCCGGCTCAATTGATATTTGA
- a CDS encoding HD family phosphohydrolase, which yields MFSHPAGQLAAFAGFVVALVLLVTADFDQSERLLRELAVGDTATKDIIAQRDFTYVQRDEVATRMQREQVANETPAVFDWQEGLNAQLRKSISEAFDQMRVQLALRIDGQSDEAPEQIIARADPARRVAISRELRQEHFDQKLGVQLRDSDFEAFARNGFSAGTESQLVELVSEVMSNIIVASRRILEMERERGIFLRRMRENQVLIEYHVADIDSRFVSLERTPVLVEEAAATSLTSVGDRELRNAIISTASSLMRPNTNINQSETLARRSQVQSGVADQLVREEIREGQVLIHRGEVVTQRHRRQIDTMLNAERSFESTQGFAGVVLLSLIFVTTLHIFGRRNLRFFASSTKDLIFVAASMLLMLGLTRFSIVVSELLAQQLGFPSNFLLFGIPFAAAGMLIRLVLNSEHATIFTIVFALLVGVMGDQSLELASFAAIGGFVGAGGATKVRSRLALIWSGLIVGGVNALLVLAILLMNAELFSFTTLAALGLAVFGGVLSGFLVSALLPIVESVFEYTTDVKLLELANLDHPALRELIMRAPGSYHHSMMVSSLCEAAAESIQANALLARVGAYYHDIGKAKNPGYFAENQKLGMNPHDKLKPNMSALIIKAHVKDGLEMARQHRLPKAIQDFIAQHHGTSLIAYFYHKAKQQEDPDIQEVDEKDYRYPGPRPQSREIAICLLADGIEAASRAMPEPTPAKLKGLVQTMISNAFTTGQLDECDLTLKDLNTIATAFHRILTGIYHHRPEYPGEKKDKSSDVDKRQKPKKPKDEEVATSDVWELTERARQEEENGSGTDAAGEGRKPSAGGTARKNDKDSRRTTLPRLGGGGS from the coding sequence GTGTTCAGCCATCCAGCGGGACAACTCGCTGCGTTCGCTGGATTCGTGGTGGCCCTTGTGCTCCTTGTCACGGCCGATTTTGACCAGTCCGAGAGGTTGCTTCGTGAATTGGCAGTCGGAGACACGGCGACCAAGGATATTATCGCCCAACGCGACTTTACCTATGTGCAGCGCGACGAAGTAGCGACGCGTATGCAGCGAGAACAAGTCGCGAATGAGACGCCTGCCGTTTTTGATTGGCAAGAGGGACTCAACGCGCAGCTCAGAAAGAGCATCTCTGAGGCGTTTGATCAAATGCGCGTGCAGCTTGCGCTGAGGATTGATGGTCAAAGTGATGAGGCACCTGAGCAGATTATCGCAAGGGCTGATCCGGCAAGGCGAGTGGCGATAAGTAGGGAGCTGAGGCAGGAACATTTCGACCAGAAACTCGGTGTGCAGCTCCGAGATTCGGATTTTGAAGCATTTGCGCGAAATGGATTCAGCGCGGGTACCGAAAGTCAGCTCGTTGAGCTCGTCTCTGAGGTCATGTCCAATATCATCGTGGCGTCTCGACGCATTCTGGAGATGGAGCGTGAACGCGGGATTTTCCTGCGCCGAATGCGGGAGAATCAGGTGCTCATCGAGTACCATGTGGCAGATATCGATTCGCGTTTTGTGTCGCTTGAACGCACTCCCGTTCTTGTTGAAGAGGCCGCGGCGACCAGCCTGACGAGTGTTGGAGATCGTGAACTTAGAAATGCCATCATTTCTACCGCTTCGTCGTTGATGCGTCCGAACACCAATATCAATCAAAGCGAAACGCTCGCGCGCCGATCTCAGGTTCAGAGCGGCGTCGCAGACCAGCTTGTGCGCGAGGAGATTCGCGAGGGCCAGGTCCTGATTCATCGAGGAGAAGTAGTTACGCAACGCCATCGGCGCCAAATCGACACCATGTTAAACGCCGAGCGGAGTTTTGAATCCACGCAGGGATTCGCCGGGGTTGTGCTTCTTTCGCTGATTTTTGTGACCACGCTTCATATCTTTGGCCGGCGAAACCTGAGGTTCTTTGCGTCTTCGACCAAAGACCTCATCTTTGTCGCGGCGTCTATGCTCCTGATGCTTGGTCTGACCCGGTTTTCGATCGTGGTGAGCGAGCTTTTGGCGCAGCAGTTGGGTTTTCCATCCAACTTTCTGCTCTTCGGGATCCCTTTTGCCGCGGCGGGAATGCTGATTCGCCTGGTGCTCAATAGCGAACACGCAACCATATTTACCATTGTTTTTGCGCTCCTCGTAGGCGTCATGGGCGACCAATCACTGGAACTCGCCAGTTTTGCCGCCATCGGAGGATTCGTCGGGGCTGGGGGAGCTACAAAAGTTCGGTCACGACTCGCTCTGATTTGGTCTGGTCTGATTGTGGGGGGCGTCAATGCGCTTCTCGTGCTCGCCATTCTCCTGATGAATGCGGAACTCTTTTCGTTCACTACGCTCGCCGCCCTCGGGCTGGCGGTCTTCGGTGGTGTATTGAGTGGATTTCTCGTCTCGGCTTTGCTGCCTATCGTAGAGAGTGTGTTTGAATACACGACGGACGTGAAGCTCCTCGAGTTGGCGAACCTCGACCACCCTGCTCTTCGCGAGCTCATCATGCGCGCTCCGGGCTCATATCACCACTCGATGATGGTGAGCTCGCTTTGCGAGGCTGCTGCAGAATCGATTCAAGCCAATGCGTTGTTGGCCAGAGTTGGAGCGTATTATCACGATATCGGCAAAGCGAAGAACCCAGGCTATTTTGCGGAAAATCAGAAGCTCGGTATGAATCCGCACGACAAGCTTAAGCCGAATATGAGCGCTCTAATCATCAAGGCTCACGTCAAAGACGGGCTCGAAATGGCGCGCCAGCATCGGCTTCCTAAAGCAATTCAGGATTTCATCGCTCAACACCACGGGACGAGCCTCATCGCATATTTCTACCACAAGGCGAAACAGCAAGAGGATCCGGATATCCAAGAGGTGGACGAGAAAGACTATCGCTATCCGGGGCCGAGACCTCAGTCGCGTGAGATTGCGATCTGTTTGCTCGCCGATGGTATAGAAGCGGCTAGCCGTGCGATGCCTGAGCCGACTCCAGCGAAGCTTAAGGGGTTGGTCCAGACCATGATCTCTAATGCCTTCACCACGGGGCAGCTCGACGAATGTGATTTGACGTTGAAGGACCTCAACACCATTGCGACGGCCTTCCATCGCATTTTGACGGGAATCTACCATCATCGCCCCGAGTATCCCGGGGAGAAGAAAGATAAGAGCTCTGACGTCGACAAACGTCAGAAACCCAAAAAGCCAAAAGACGAAGAAGTGGCCACGTCGGATGTATGGGAGCTGACCGAGCGCGCCCGACAGGAGGAAGAGAATGGCAGTGGTACTGATGCTGCAGGGGAAGGCCGAAAGCCATCCGCAGGCGGAACAGCTCGAAAGAATGATAAGGACTCGCGTCGCACAACACTTCCTCGCCTTGGAGGTGGGGGATCCTGA
- a CDS encoding PhoH family protein has translation MTQNKTVHFEDQDALKYTCGQRDEHLRLIERAIDVSISARDSTLTIMGSQTDVELAESVLRKLYDLGRRGFAITAPDVARSIDILKADGKVNLNTVFMDTVFVTSRNKNIGPKGVNQKAYVDAIRANDIVFGVGPAGTGKTFLAVAMALHALQEKAVKRLILTRPAVEAGERLGYLPGDLQEKVNPYLRPLYDAMSDMTDNERVEQMMARGVVEVAPLAFMRGRTLNDAFIILDEAQNATAEQMKMFLTRVGFGSKVVITGDVTQIDLPRHQRSGLVNAIDILDGIPGIAFHYFSDVDVVRHPVVKRIIQAYDRAEESAHSGE, from the coding sequence TTGACTCAGAATAAAACGGTCCACTTCGAAGACCAAGACGCGCTAAAATACACATGTGGGCAGCGAGACGAGCACTTGAGGCTTATTGAACGAGCGATCGATGTATCGATTAGTGCCCGCGATTCCACGCTCACAATCATGGGATCTCAGACCGACGTCGAGCTCGCGGAAAGTGTTCTGAGAAAACTCTATGATCTGGGCCGAAGGGGCTTTGCGATCACCGCACCTGACGTAGCGAGGAGCATCGATATTCTGAAGGCTGACGGCAAAGTCAACCTGAACACCGTTTTCATGGACACGGTCTTTGTCACTTCGCGGAACAAGAATATCGGCCCCAAGGGCGTCAATCAAAAGGCATACGTGGACGCGATTCGAGCAAACGATATCGTGTTTGGCGTGGGTCCTGCTGGCACGGGAAAGACTTTCCTTGCGGTTGCCATGGCTCTGCATGCGCTCCAGGAGAAAGCGGTAAAACGGCTGATTCTGACACGTCCCGCGGTAGAAGCTGGTGAGCGCTTGGGTTATCTGCCAGGAGACCTCCAAGAGAAGGTGAACCCTTATTTAAGGCCGCTCTACGACGCGATGTCGGACATGACCGACAATGAACGTGTCGAGCAGATGATGGCCAGAGGAGTGGTTGAAGTTGCGCCTTTGGCATTCATGCGCGGCCGAACCTTGAACGATGCGTTCATTATTTTGGACGAGGCGCAAAATGCGACAGCAGAGCAGATGAAGATGTTCCTGACCCGCGTTGGGTTTGGGAGTAAGGTCGTAATCACGGGAGATGTCACCCAGATTGACCTTCCGAGACATCAGCGAAGCGGCCTCGTCAATGCAATTGATATTCTGGACGGGATTCCCGGGATTGCCTTCCACTATTTCTCGGACGTGGATGTAGTTAGACATCCTGTTGTTAAACGAATCATTCAGGCATACGACCGCGCGGAAGAATCCGCGCATTCTGGCGAATAA
- a CDS encoding MazG nucleotide pyrophosphohydrolase domain-containing protein gives MRKSALAHALEVGQKAAEVGFDWEKPEHALDKVREEVDELAECIGQSEEFEELGDLLFALVNVARKLNIDPDVALDAATTKFQRRFEFVVKRAKDAGKEPNDFSLDVLEGFWQEAKARELDYP, from the coding sequence ATGAGAAAGTCAGCTTTGGCCCATGCTCTAGAAGTTGGCCAGAAAGCAGCGGAAGTTGGATTCGATTGGGAGAAGCCAGAACACGCCTTAGATAAGGTACGCGAAGAAGTCGACGAACTCGCCGAATGCATTGGCCAGTCAGAAGAATTTGAAGAACTCGGTGACCTCCTTTTTGCACTCGTCAACGTGGCTCGCAAATTAAACATCGACCCTGACGTCGCCCTCGACGCGGCGACTACAAAGTTTCAACGAAGGTTCGAATTCGTCGTAAAACGGGCAAAAGACGCCGGAAAGGAACCCAACGACTTCTCGCTCGACGTGCTCGAGGGCTTTTGGCAGGAAGCCAAAGCGCGGGAGCTTGATTATCCTTAG